Within Hydrogenispora ethanolica, the genomic segment TAGCGCAATATTTCACCCAATTTGGTGATAAGGACGCTGGTTTCTTCATCGCCTTTCAAGACTAACATCCAATAAATCGTATCCAGGGTATTATAAAGAAAATGCGGATTGATCTGAGCCTTTAACGCTCTTAATTCAGCTTCCTTCTCGCGTAAGTTTTCCTGATAGACCTCTTCGATCAAATACCGCAGTTCCTTGGTCATTTCATTGAAAACCTCATTCAACTCCTTCATTTCATCCACCGGGTCGGCGGCCGAAGTGGCAGCGGCGTTTACATTCAAATTGCCGGCCATCACCTTTCTCATCGAACGCACCAATTCCCTTACTGGGCCGGTGATCTTTTGGGAAATAATGACCGAGATGTAGATGGCCACGATGATGGCGACGATGCCAATGATCAGGATTAACCTTTGAATGTTGGCATAGTTCTTATTTAAATCGTTGATTGAGACAATGCTCAACAGCTTCCATTGCGTCACATCATTGGTGATAAAGTTGATCACAAATCCTTTGCGCAATGCCGAGCCGGCGACGGCATTTAAAATGCCTTTTTGAAGAATTTTGCCGTATTCGCCGTAAACATTGGCGCCGACCCATCTTTCCGGCCTTCCCGCAATAATATTGCCCTGGCGATCCGCGATATAGGCGGCGCCGATATCCCCTTCCATCGTGAAATTATCCCACAGTTTGGTTTCACGGACTACCATAATGATGAAGCCGATATCCTGAAACGTGTCCAGATCTCTGATCTTGCGGGCCACCAGGAAAAAATGATCGCCCCGGTTCTTGGCGGCATAGCGGACGAATTCACTGCGGGAAAAAAGCATCTCGCCCCGGCTATGCTCCAATCTCCGTTCGATTGCGGCAATATGTGAATGAACATACTCGACCAATTCAATCTCCGCTTCTTGATAGATCGCCCCGGACTTTGAAACGATAAAGAAACCTTCAATCTCATTGGAGATGGCATAGCTTAATTCCGGGGAAAACCTACTGATAAAAGCGTCGGCGTTTCTGCCCTTAACCAATAATGCCTGGATTTCCCGGTTGGAGATGATCGTCTTCGAAAAGAGATCGAGATCAGCGACGAACTTGGTCAATTTTTCGTTTTTCTGTTTCAAAATGACTTGAATATAATTTTTATTGATATCCTGGACCGTGAAACGAATCACATAATCGGTGGCGATCTGCTGGAAAACAATCACGATAAAGATGAGAATCGAGAAACTAACCGCCATCCTTCTGCTGAAGCCCGTCAGTCGTAAGCCTTTTAACATTTTCCCTCGCTCATTGGAACTCATTGCTGGTTTCATTGGATATTTCTATAAAATGGCTAGTTATCCTTTATTAAACAGATATCGTTTACTCTGTAACAGGAAAGCACTCGTTGAATGGTCAACGAGTGCTCATTTGATAATATTGTTTAGTTTTTGCTATCCGATCCGGTATTGCTTATTATTCCGGATCGTTATATCACGAATCAGTCATACAGCAATGGCTTGATCTGGGCCGAATCGATGTTGGTCCGGTCATACCAGAAGAACCCGGTATCGATGACCTTTTTCACCTTTTGGCCTTTGATGGCCATGACTGCGGCTTTTACCGCTTCATAGCCGATGCCGATCGGGTTCTGGGTGATCGCGCCGGCCATCTTGCCGGAATGGACCGCGTCGATCTGGGGCTTCCCGGAGTCATAACCGACGACCACGATCTTGCCGGTCTTTTTCAGTTCGGTGACTGCGTTCAAAACGCCGATAGCCGAACCCTCATTGGCGCCGAAGAAGCCTTTCAGATTGGGATGAGCCTGCATGATCGCCTTGGCAAGGTCGGTGGATTTGAGATGATCGCCCGCGCCGTATTGGATATCCACGATCTTGATATTGCGGTACTTGGATTTGATGCGGTTCACGAAACCATCGCGACGGTCAATTCCGGTCCGGCTGGTTTGGTCATGGACGATGACCGCGACCTCGCCCTTACCGCCGATGAGTTGCGCCATTTTATCGGCGGCCAGAGCGGCGGCGGCTACGTTGTCCGTGGCGGCGGTCGCCACCGGGATGTCGCTGTCGACTCCGGAGTCAAAGCCGATGACCGGGATGTTCGAAGCTTTGGCCTGCATCAACAGGGGTATCACCGCTTTGCTGTCGAGAGCGGCCAGGCAGATGGCTTTGGGGTTTTTGCTGAGCGCGGTCTGGAGCATATCGATCTGCTTGTCGACCATCGCTTCGCTCTCCGGGCCTTCGAAGGTGATGTCGACGTCAAATTCCTTGGCCGCCTTTTCAGCGCCCAGCTTGACCGCTTGCCAGAATTGATGCTGGAATCCTTTGGAGATGACCGGGATATAGATTCTGGGGTTGGCCGCAAGGGAAAGACCGCTGAGCAGTGAGACCACCAATAACAGGCAGACCAGGGTAAAACCGATTCGGACCTTCTTCATGTCTATTCCTCCCTTTTTTATTGTATCAGCCCCGGTTCCGGGGCGGAATACCGTCCCCATAACCCAGCGGCTAATGGGCTTTTTTCCGCCGGATGATATCCATATAGACCGCCAGGATCACCACCGACCCGACCACCACCGTCTGCCATTCCTGGGGAATCGAAAGGATCCGCAAGCCATTGGTCAGCACGCTCATCACGAATGCGCCGATGACTGTTCCCAAAATGGTGCCTTCCCCGCCGCTGAGTGAAGTGCCGCCGATGACCGCGGCGGCGATGGCTTCCATTTCGTAGCCCTGGCCGAGGGCGGGTTGGGCCGAGGCCAGCCGGGAGGCCATGATGATCCCCGCCAGGCCGCTGAATGCTCCGCCCAGGGTGTAGATGCCGATCTTCCAGGCATCGACATTGATCCCCGACAGGCGGGCCGCCTCTTCGTTACTGCCGAGCGCGAAGGTATAGCGGCCGAGGGCGGTCTTGGTCAGAACCAAATTGGCGATGATGGCCACCCCGAAGAAGATCCATACTGCGCTCGGGATCCCTAAAACCGTGCCCATGGCGATATTCATGAAAGGAAGCGTGTCCGTGAAGTAGATCGGCTTGGTGCCGGAGATCACCAGTGAAAGCCCCTTGGTGATCATCATCATGCCCAGGGTCGCGATGAACGGCGGAATCTTCATCCGGGCGGTCAAGGAGCCGCTGATGAAGCCGCATAGGGCTCCGGCGGCCAGGCCGCCGAGCACGCCGATATAAATGGGCAGTTTCAAGAAGGTGATGAAGACGCCGGTCATCACCGCTCCAAAAGTCATCACCGTGCCCACCGAGAGATCGATCCCGCCGGTAATGATGACAAAGGTCGTCCCCACGGCCAGTACCCCATTGACCGCGGTAGAGAGCAGGATGCCGATGATATTGTTGACGTTGGCGAAATTGGGCGAGGCGAGCGAAAAAAAGATAAACATCACAATCAGGCTGGCAAAAGCCAGAATCTTCTGGGTCGCGCTGGAGCGGAACAGGGATCGTTGCGGAACGCCTTTCGGCTCCGTCACTATCGGTACATTCCTCATCTTCTCAAAACCCTCCCATTCGGTATTGGTAAAAGCGTTGTGATAAACCCTGTCAGGGAAAAACGCCCGCCATTTAACGGCTGGTCGCATACTGCATGATCCGTTCCTGCGTGGCCTCGGCTGCGCTCAGTTCGCCGGTGATCCGGCCTTCGCACATCACCACGATGCGGTGGCTCATCCGCAAGATCTCGGGCAACTCCGAGGAAATCATGATGATGGCCTTGCCGCTCTCCGCCAACCTGTTCAACAACTTATAAATCTCGCTCTTGGCGCCGACATCGATCCCGCGGGTGGGTTCATCGAAGATCAGGATGTCGCAGTCCCGCACCAACCATTTGCCGACGACCACCTTTTGCTGGTTCCCGCCCGAGAGATGCTTCACTCTCTGTTGCAGACCGGGAGTCTTGATCTGCAGCTCCTCCACGATCGCCTGGGCCTGGCTGCGGGTCCGCGCCACATTGACCCAGCCCATGAAACCCAAAAAGCGCTCAAAGGCGGCGAGCACAATATTGGTTTCCAGCTCCATCCCGAGGATCAATCCGTACCGTTTCCGGTCCTCGGAGAGGTAGCCGATGCCGCAGCGAACCGCATCCTTGGGGTTCTTTATGCCGATCCGGCGACCCTTCACATAGATCTCCCCGGAATCGATGGGGTCCGCTCCGAAGATGGCCCGCGCCACCTCGGTGCGGCCGGCGCCCATCAGTCCGGCGAAACCGAGGACCTCGCCTTTTTTCAGTTGAAAGCTGACATCCCGGATTAGCCGGCCCCGGTTCAGGTTTTTGACTTCCAGCACGATTTCCGAACCGGCGTCAACGGTATTTTGATGAAATGTCTCGTAGATTTCCCGGCCGACCATCATGCCGATGATCCGGTCGATGGTGACATCGGCCGTCACCACGGTATCGATATAGCGTCCGTCCCGCATCACGGTGACCCGGTCGGAGATCTGCTTTAACTCCTCCATCCGGTGGGAGATGTAGATGACGCCCACTCCTTTATCGCGGAGTTGGCGAATGATCCGAAAAAGTTCCTTGATCTCGGCCTCGGTCAAGGTCGCGGTCGGTTCATCCATGATCAGCACCTTGGATTGGTAGGATAACGCTTTGGCGATCTCGACCATCTGCTGTTTGGCGACGGTCAGGTCAGCCACCCGGATCCGCGGATCCAGATCCAGATGTAACGCATCCAATAGTTCCTGAGTCTGGCGGTTCATCTCTGGTTCATTCAGGATGAAATGGGCCCTTTGGCGCGGTTCGCGGCCAATGAAGATATTCTGGGCCACCGTCAGATGGGGCATCAGATTAAACTCCTGATAAATAATGCTGATCCCCAATTCCTGGGCCGTCTTGGGATTAACGATCTCCACTTCCTTTCCCTGATAGAAGATGCGTCCGGCATCTTTCCGGTATACACCGGTGAGTACCTTCATCAGCGTCGATTTTCCGGCGCCGTTCTCGCCGACCAGCGCATGAATCTCGCCGGAGCGGAGCTCAAACTGGCACTGGCTGAGCGCATGAACTCCGGGAAAGGTTTTTTCGATTCCTTCCATCCGAACCAGAATTTCATCCATACTTGTGATCACCCCGCCGTTATCTGTTATTATGAATCGATCGTCACGAATTCAGGTTCAATCAATGCTACGGGCTGGTTTCACGGAACCACGGATCAAAAAATTAGACTCCAAAAGTACCCGGGTGGGGGAAGAATTTTTATGTTTCATCCGGTGCACTAATATGTCCACCGCCATCTGCCCCATCATGTAAGCGGGCTGGTTAATTGAAGTAAAGAAAGGGTTTAATACCGATGCGGAATCGTTATCATCAAAACAGACAATTCCGATGTCCTCGGGAACATTGAAGTTCGCTTCCCGCAATGCAACAACCCCCCCAATCGCTAAAAAGTTGTTCACGGCAAAAATCGTGGTTGGCCGGGGAGCCTGTTGTAATAAATTACGGACCAGTCTGGTCCCGGTTTCGATGTTCGGTTTGTCTCCGTAAAGAATTAATCGTTCATCAATGGGGATGCCGGCGTTCAGTAAAGCCGCTCGATATCCATCGATTCTTTGGCGGTGAGCTGAATTCTCTTGAGAACCGGAGATTATCGCAATAGTTTTATGGCCTAAGCCAATTAAATACTCGACTAAGCTTTGCGCATTACGCTGGTTGTCTGTTCCCACGAAATCAGTTATTAATGCTTCAACCTCGCGGTCCACCAGTACTAAAGGTATCTCCCTTTTAATAACTGTTTTTAGGTTAATAACCTTGGGAGAGACCGGAGCGATAATCAAACCGTCAATCCTGCGTTCAAGAAACATTTGAATATAGGTCTGTTCTTTCTGAATATCTTCATCAGTATTTCCGAAGATAACAGCAAATCCATCTTCATTCGCTTGATCTTCGGCGCCACGTAACAGGGTAGTGAAAAAATGATTCGTAACATCGGGGAGAATCACTGCAATGGTATTGGTGGTTTTTCGCACCAAGCTGCTGGCGTTGCTGTTTGGAATAAAATGTAACTCTTTCAGCAGGGATTGAACCTTAATCCGGGTTTCCTCACGAACATACGGATGGTTATTAAGCACCCTGGAGACAGTGGTGGTCGAAACCCCCGCTTTTCTTGCAACATCATAAATCGTTGCCATTTCCCTCTGCTTATGAAACCTCTTTCAAAGAAATTTCCATAAACCAACATAGAATAAAATGGTTAATCGGTCAATTTTATGAAACCCATTTCATAGAAAATATTCAACTTTAAGACAGCTTTTCCTTCATAAATTTAATTTTTATTTAAATTTTTTTTGCCATTTGGTTACATCATCTTGAGATTACAACATAGAAAGGAATCTCCCAGGATTTTAGGGAGTGCTTAGTCGCTGTTATTCAGCGGGGCATTCTTTTTTGACCCGCCAGCCACGTCCAGGCAATTGACCGTTTATTCTCGCCTCTTAAGTCGTGGCCTTCCGTGAGTGCAAATCGATGCGAACTTGATAATCTTTAAAGAAACTTCGCAACACAATATGTAATAGCCTTTTTCAAGGTTTCTCACATTATTGTGTTGCGAAGGATACTTATGGATTAAGAATCTTCTAGAGTTTCCCGGGAACTTACTTTAGTTTAGTAGACTTTCTTCCAGTCGGCGATGTTTTGTTTGTCAAACTTAAAGGGATCGCCCAACATGATTTCAGTTCCGTCTCCCACCTTAATGATCTTTTTGGTGCCAAGCCGGCCGGCTTTAAATGACTCGCCGGCCTTGCCGGTAATCGAGCCTTTTACCAGCGCGTCCGCCGCATATCCGGCCAGATAACCGACATCGATGGGATTCCACAGGTACATCCATTCGCAGACGCCGCTCTCGATGTAGTCCGCCATCTCGCTGGGTAGCCCCAAACCGGTCAGATGGACTTTGCCCTTCAAACCTTTGTCGGTGAGAACCTTGCCGGCCGCGGCAATGCCCACGGTCGTCGGGGCGATGATCCCCTTCAAGTTCGGATAGGATTTGAGCAACGCTTCCGTTTCGGAAACGCTCTTATCCCGCAGATCATCGCCGTAGGCCACTTTAACCAGTTTGATCTGACGGTATTTCGGATTTTTCAGTTCTTCCTTCATCCACTGAATCCAGGTATTCTGGTTGGTAGCTTGTGACGTTGCGCTTAAAACGGCGATCTGGCCTTTACCGCCGATCATTTTGGCGACGGCTTGAATCAGGATCCGGCCGATGCGCTCCGAATCCGCCTGGTTGACATGGACCAGCCGGCTTTGAGGATTTACGGCGGAGTCCAGCGAAAGGACTTTAATTCCTTCCCTGGCGGCTTTGGTCAGAACGGGCTGGAGGGCATCCTGGTCATTGGCGGAGACGGCGATAGAATCCACCCGTTGGGCAATCAGCTCCTCCACCATCTGAATCTGCGCTTCCACCGTCGGTTGATCGGGGGCTTTCAGGATCGCCGTTCCTCCCAACTCCCCAATGGCATTCTTGAATCCTTCCATCATCTTCTCGCCGTAAGGATTGCCGGTATTCTTAAATACGATGGCAAACCGTTTGGGGGATGCGGCCAGGCTAAGGCTACCGAACAATACCAGCGCCAACGCCAGGGAAATGATAGTCCTTACTGCCTTTTTCACTTTTCTTCAACCTCCCTTTTGTTTTTATATAAAACAGTCCTGGGACCGTTTTATATCGTTTTGTCGATTTTCCTCCGTTCCTCCCATTGCTGCATCTGCGGTTGTTTGCCGCGCAAGTTCAGTTTCAGATTGGGGATCATCACCGCCAATACCAGCAACAGGCCGATGATGATCAACAGCACCTGGGCGGGGATATTAACCAAGCCGAGTCCGTACCGGAGATAACCGATCAGGAATATGGCCAAAACGGCGCCGATGATTCTGCCTTTTCCGCCGGCGGTGCTCACTCCGCCCAAGACCGCCATGGCGATGACGTCCAACTCATAACCGAGCGCGATGTTCGGCCGGGTACTGCCCATCCGGGATGTCAGGAACAAGGCGGTCACCCCCGCCATCAAACCGGCCAGGGTAAAGATGATTAGTTTTATCTGATCCACCCGGACCCCGGAAAACCGGCAGGCGGTAATATTAGTTCCCATGGCATAAACGCGCCTGCCGAAAGTCGTCTTATGGAGCAACAACCCGAATGCGATAGCGAACACGATAAACGCCACCAGGATAAAGGGTACTCCTCCGATGTAACCCCATCCTAAATAGGTGTACCATTCCGGAAATTTGCCAGCCGCCTGATCTTGCAGGATGATATAGGCGATTCCCCGATACGTGATCATGGTGGCAAGCGTCACGATCACCGCGGATAACTCCTTAAACTTGACGATAATCAGGCCGTTTAGGAAGCCGCACAGGGTCCCTACGGCCAAACCGATGACCATGGCCAGCTCCATCGGCACTCCCGCGTTGTATCCGACCGCCATGATCACCGAGGACAAAGCGACGGTGGAGGCGACCGAGATATCGATATCTCCCAGAATCAGAATGAAAGCCATCGGAAAGACAATAAAAGCCTTATCCAAAAAAGTCATGGTAGCGCTGAGCAACCCGCGTCCATCCAGATAATAAGGGGACAGACAGGCATTGATGGTATTCACGAGGATGAAGATCAGGACGAGCATCCATTCCCACTGGAAGAAAAACTGCTTCAGATTGAATTCTTTCCGGGATATTATGGTCTTGGGTTCCATGGCCTATATCTTCCTCCTCAAGAGATTATTCCGGTCAACTCCCCTTTTCACCAGGACGTTCGTTAAGACGGCAATCAGGATAATCAGGCCCTGGATCGCCTGTTGCCAGAAGGGAGAAACATTGATCAGCGGCAGGGCGTTGTTCAGAATTCCCAGCAGCAGCGACCCCAGAATAATCCCGGAGATCTTTCCTGACCCGCCGGCGATGCTTACCCCTCCTAAAACACAGGCGGCAATGACATTCATTTCATACCCCATCCCGGTATCATTCTGCGCCGAAGCGAACCGGGAAACCCACAATACCCCGGCCAGCCCGGCCAGAGTCCCCATGATGGTATACACCAATAATAGAATCCGGGAGGTGTTGATGCCGCTGATCCGGGCCGAATCGGGATTGCTCCCCACCGCGTAAATCTGGCGGCCGGTACGGGTATGGTTGATGAAATAGAACGATATCAGGTAAATTAGAATCGCGATAAAAATCAGGGTATTGATGCCGAGAATCGAACCGGTGGCGATGCCTTTGAAACTGTCGGGCATCTGATAGGCGCTGACCCATTTCCCGCCGCTCACCATAAAAGTCAGGCCGCGAAACACGTTCATCATCCCCAGGGAAGCGATAATGGGCAGGATCTGTGCTTTTGCGACCAGCAAGCCCAAGACGAGTCCACAAACCATCCCGACCAGTGTCCCAAGTAGAATGACCCAAAGCGGGGAGAGCCCCGGATTGGCGCCGACCGTCATGGCGGACAGCATGCCCGAGAGGGCCAACGTGGCCCCGATGGAAAGATCGATCCCCCGGGTCACGATGACCAACATCATGCCGACCGCCAGAATACTCAAGATGGCCGTATTGATAACCAGATCGTTAATATTTTCCGCTGTCAGAAAGCTGGCATTGCGCGTCTGGACCAAAACCGCCAGAATCATGATGAATCCCAGCAAGCCGAGTTCCCGAAACTTGGCGATCCTGACACTCAGCAGTGTTTTATTGAAAGCCTTTTCCGTTACAGCCATGCGTCTCTCCTCCCACTGTTATCCTGCGGTTTGAGCGGTTTTTTCGTCGCTGCGGTTTACCATCGCGGCCTCGAGGATGATCTCCTGAGTCGCATCCTGGCCGTCCAGGATCTTGGTCACCCTTCCTTCCCGCATCACGATGATCCGGTCGCTCATACCGAGCACCTCCGGCATTTCGGAGGAGATCATGATGATTCCGTAGCCTTGGTGCGCCAGATCCCGCATGATTTCATAGATGGCCGACTTCGCCCCGACATCAATGCCTTTGGTGGGTTCATCCAGGATGATGATCTTGACCTCCGTGGTCAGCAACTTTGCCACCAGTACTTTTTGCTGATTCCCGCCCGAGAGTGAACCGACCGGATCAAAAACGCTTTTGGCCTTAACTTGAAGTTTCTCCGCAAAGGTGCGCGCGACATCCGCCTCTTTGGATTCATTTAACCAGCCTCGCGTTGCCAGCTTCTTTAAAGCTGGCAGCGTGATGTTCCGCGCTACGCCCCAAGGGAGCAGGAGCCCCTGTTTCTGGCGGTCTTCGGGCAGGTAGCCGATGCCCAGCTCCATTGCAGCCAAGGGGTGAGTGATGTCCACCTTTTTCCCGGCCACGAAGATCTCACCCCGATCATAAGGGGTAATGCCGAAAATCGCTTGACAGACCTCGCTCCGGCCCGCTCCCACCAGTCCCGTCAATCCTAAAATTTCTCCCTGATGAAGCGCGAATGAAACATCGGCGAAGACCCCGGTTTTTCCAAGTTTCTCGACCCGCAGCGCCTCCGCGCCGACGGTTTTTTTTCGCTCCGGAAACATCTGGGTAATTTCCCGGCCTACCATGGCGACGATCAGTTTTTCACTGGAGATCTCTTTGACATCCCAAGTTCCGATATACCGTCCGTCTCTTAGTACCGTGACCCTGCCGGCCAACCGGTACATATCCTCCAGGCGGTGGGAGATAAAGATCACCGCGGCGCCGTTATCCCGGAGTTGCTTGGTAATCCTGTATAATTCCTCGCTCTCCCGTTTGGTCAGGGCCGAAGTCGGTTCGTCCATGATGATGATCTTCGCGTTGGTGGAAAGCGCTTTGGCGATCTCCACGGTTTGCTGCTGGGCCACGCTCAGGGCGCCCATCTGGGTTTTGGGATCGATCTCCACTCCCAGCTCAGTCAGGAGCCTTTTGGCCTCCTGATGCATCGGGCGCCACAAGATCCGGCCGGTCCCCCGTTGCACCTTTTCGTGGCTCATGAAGATATTTTCCGTAACCGTCAGATCGGGATAACAGGTCACATGCTGATAAATGGCGGCAATCCCCAGGTTTTGCGCATCATGCGGGTTACGAATCTCCACTCGCGCGCCGTTGAGGTAAATCTCGCCTTGAGCGGGCGGATGGACCCCGGTGATAATCTTAATGAAGGTCGATTTGCCGGCCCCGTTCTCTCCCATCAGCGCGTGGATCTCCTGCGGTTTCAGCTGGAAATGCACGTTATCGAGGGCTTTTACGCCAGGAAACGTTTTGGTAATCCCTTTCATTTCCAATAAATATTCTGCCAATTGCTCTCCTCCATTCCGTCGCCGCCGCTCAGCCTATCTCAACGGCCCATATTCTTCCGGAAGATATCTTTTCCGTGGCTGCAGACGATCCTTGGGTTCCCGACGCTCCGTCCCGAGTCATTCAAGATGCTCACCCGGTTGCAACGGATGATCATTCGGTTGCTGAACACGTTCGCTCCGTTATGGTACATGTTCGCTTCATTGCCAGATCAGTTCGCACAGTTACTGTGCATGCTCACCCGATTACTGTGCGTAGTTGCTCACTTGCCGTGGAAGCTCACTCCGTTGCGGTGCATACTTGCTCAGTTGCCGTGCATGTTCGCACCGTTCCGGAGTCATTCCGCACAGTAGATAGGCACGCTTATTCTGCTGTTGCGCAGGCATATTCAGTTACGGAAGCTGTTGATTCACTGGTAAAATTACAGATAGCTTGTGAGAGGTTTCATCTCGCTGTTCGATCCAACCAAACGAAGCATTGCCTTGGTTCATTCATTGACGAGATCTCAAATCGGAAGAAGTTCTAGGTGAGTGGATGACGTCGCAATCAGCATACTGGAACTCAACTTTCACAACTGATTTTTACGTTGCAGAAGTTTAAGTTGGGCACAAATTAATTGGACATCGCTTGGGTTTGAAGGATTATCATGGGGCCATCCGGAACGACCGCCCATCGGGCGTCCGGTCCGAATCGAGCGAATAATTGATCAAGGGCAGATTCCAACGAAGAGAGCGCCTTAAAATGATACTTCTCCAGCTGCTCACGGGCAATTCCCCCGGAATACACCCAGATCGGATTTCGCAGCATGACTTGGTAGGTTTCCTGGGCGCACCATTGGTCGGGAATAAAAAACTCCCGCCGCGACAAGCGTTCCAAGAAATGGGCCGGCGTATCCACGAGTTCAAGAAGCTCGCGATATTCGGGGCTGCCGACGCCTTCGGAACAGGCAGTGGCAATGACAACCACTCCGCCGGGTTTTAACGCTTTCGCAGCCGCGGTCATCCCCTTGACGCTTTGGTAGAGATTGCAGTCCAGCGGCGCTCCGGCGTTGGTGGTGAGGATAAAATCCAACGGTTCCGCTAATTCATGTACACAATGTTGGGCCAAAAAGGCGCAACCCTGCAAGTGAGCCTGGACCGGATCGCCGGCAAAGACGCCGGTGATCGCTTTGGCCGGATTTAAAGTCACATTGACGATAAAATCCGCTCCGGCTCTCGCCATGATCGCCAGGCCGGCCTCGTGGAAGGGATTCCCCTCCAGCACGCCGTAAGTCGTCAACGGATGGGCGATCATCTCCGGTCCATGCATATATTGGAGCGTCTCGATGGAAGAAATTCCGGGAAGGATCGATTTGCGCCCGCCCGAGTATCCCGCCCACATATGCGGTTCAATGAAACCGGTGAGAATTTTTAAGTCCGCTTCATAATAAAGCCGGTTCACGTAAACCGGGACCCGATCGCCGATGGTTCCGACATATGCCATGGTTTCGATCCGTTTTGAAAAATGATTCACCACGCGGTAGCGCCCGGCAATCTCTTTCCCGATCAGTTGTTCCAGCTCAGTTCCTTCGTTGGGCCGGTGAATGCCGGTAGCCACCAGGATCGTAATATTCTCCCGGGCGATTCCGTTTTCCTCAAGGATATCGAGGATTGGCGGCAACAAAATCCGGTTGGGGACCGGCCGGGTGATATCACTCACCACGATGCAGACGTTTTTCTTTCCCCGCGCCAGTTGCGCCAAAGACGCCGCCGCGATGGGAGCTGCCAACCTTTTTTGCAGTTCCGCTTGGGAATCCTCCAGCGGCGGAGCCTCCGCCGGCGTCAGAACCCCCAGGAATCCGGGAGTCTCCGGCAGATCGACCGTCAGACCCGCCCGGCCATATTTCAGATTGACTCGCATGGCGCCTCCCCCTATCGAACCAAAAAACTACCGTTGCGAAGCGATGGCCCAAGTATCCCGGGCAATGACCAGTTCCTCATCGGCCGCGACTACCGCGACCTTCACTCGCGAATCTCTACTGGAAATAATCTTTTCCGGCTGGGGGTCCTGATTCCTGGCCGCGTCCAGCTCAATGCCCAGAAATTCCAGGCCGGACAGGATAGCCGCCCTGACTTGCGCCGACCCTTCCCCGACTCCTCCCGCAATGGTGAGAGCGTCGATTCCTCCCATGGCCGCGGCGTACGCTCCAATATATTTCTTGGTGCGGTAAACAAAAGTCTCGTATGCAGCGTGGGCCCGCGAATCTCCGGTGGTAATGGCCAGCTCCACTTCGCGCAGATCGTTACTGATCCCGGAGATACCCAGCCATCCGGACTCATTGCACAGCAGCTTTTCCATGCGTTCCGGAGCCATGCCCTCGCGGCGCATCAGGTACGTTACCACCAGCGGGTCCAGATCCCCGCAACGGGTAGACTGAACCAATCCTTCGGTCGGAGTCAGGCCGGTGCTGACATCGATCGATTTTCCGTAACGCAAGGCATTGGCGGTGGTACCGCTACCCAGCATCAATTGCACCAGACGCAATTTTTCCACCGGGGTTTCAAACAATACCGCCGCGCGTTCCGCCATATACTGAAAGGCGATCCCGTGAAATCCGTACCGCCGG encodes:
- the larA gene encoding nickel-dependent lactate racemase, which produces MRVNLKYGRAGLTVDLPETPGFLGVLTPAEAPPLEDSQAELQKRLAAPIAAASLAQLARGKKNVCIVVSDITRPVPNRILLPPILDILEENGIARENITILVATGIHRPNEGTELEQLIGKEIAGRYRVVNHFSKRIETMAYVGTIGDRVPVYVNRLYYEADLKILTGFIEPHMWAGYSGGRKSILPGISSIETLQYMHGPEMIAHPLTTYGVLEGNPFHEAGLAIMARAGADFIVNVTLNPAKAITGVFAGDPVQAHLQGCAFLAQHCVHELAEPLDFILTTNAGAPLDCNLYQSVKGMTAAAKALKPGGVVVIATACSEGVGSPEYRELLELVDTPAHFLERLSRREFFIPDQWCAQETYQVMLRNPIWVYSGGIAREQLEKYHFKALSSLESALDQLFARFGPDARWAVVPDGPMIILQTQAMSN
- a CDS encoding acetate/propionate family kinase, translated to MKILVVNCGGSSIKCKLMEMPEEKVLAKGAVERIGKADAVVTLKSDTAERRETAAIPDHAAGLEVLMQQIIAAFGEGAVESIGHRAVHGGREVTGAVVVDAHVKEIIASYCDLAPLHNPPNLKGIEACERLFPGITQVAVFDTALHTNLPECAYIYALPHELCSKYRIRRYGFHGIAFQYMAERAAVLFETPVEKLRLVQLMLGSGTTANALRYGKSIDVSTGLTPTEGLVQSTRCGDLDPLVVTYLMRREGMAPERMEKLLCNESGWLGISGISNDLREVELAITTGDSRAHAAYETFVYRTKKYIGAYAAAMGGIDALTIAGGVGEGSAQVRAAILSGLEFLGIELDAARNQDPQPEKIISSRDSRVKVAVVAADEELVIARDTWAIASQR